The Loxodonta africana isolate mLoxAfr1 chromosome 6, mLoxAfr1.hap2, whole genome shotgun sequence genomic interval CTAGTTTCCAGCTGGCGGCTCTTCAGCGGCGCTTCCAGAAGACTCAATACCTGGCACTGCCTGAGCGAGCCGAGCTGGCAGCGTCTCTGGGCCTCACCCAGACTCAGGTGGAGGCTCGCAGCCTGCGGGGGCGGGGGACGCCGGCCTGGGCTGGCTGGAAAGCAGGCGGGTTTATGGGAatgttttttaaagtaattttaaagATTTCTAGGCCCGCGCCTCGGACGGCCTAGACTTCTAGGCCCAAAGCTGAAATCCCCCAGGAGGCTTCCGcttgggagggaaggaagaggacACTGTTGGGGCAGAAATCCAGTATCACGTTGTCTATCCACGCGCTACTAATTAAGCGGGTAAAATAACTGGCCCTCCTGCTGTCACCGTCACCACACGCACACCAGCAGTCCAGGGCCTTTTGGGATTACCTCTCAACAGAGCAGGAACAATCTGAGCCTCCGAGGTCGCTGCACGTGACTTGTTGACTCGCCCTGGGTGTTCAGTGCCTCACTCTAGCCAGCCATCATTATCTTTTCCGCTTCCTCCTCTCCCCCTGCCCTATGCCGAGGTGCCTCCGCTAACGCTCTGCTCCTTTTTCCAAAAAGGTCAAAATCTGGTTCCAGAACCGCCGGTCTAAGTTCAAGAAGATGTGGAAGAGCGGCGAGATTCCCTCAGAGCAGCACCCCGCAGCCAGCGCGTCGCCACCCTGTGCTTCACCGCCCGTCTCGGCGCCGGCCTCCTGGGACTTCGGCGCGCCGCCGCGGATGGGAGGCGGCGGCGGCCCAGGGAGCGGCGGCAGCGGTGCAGGCAGCTCGGGCTCTAGCCCCAGCAGCGGGGCTTCGGCTTTCCTGGGCAACTACCCGTGGTATCACCAGGCCTCCAGCTCCGCGTCCCACCTGCAGGCCACGGCGCCGCTGCTGCACGCGACACAGACCCCGCAGccgcatcaccatcaccatcaccaccacggCGGCGGGGGCGCCCCGGTGAGCGCGGGGACGATTTTCTAACCCCACCGAGCCTACAAGCCAGAGACTGAGAGAGCAGAGACCAATTAGCTTCCGAGCTCGTCCTCCAGAGCCAGAGGCTCCCTCCTGCTGGCCCACTGCCACTACCCCAGGCCCTGCTCCATCGCGCGGCCACCGAGCGACTGGGGACTGGAGGCGTCTCCACGCCCCATGCGCGAGAGTTCCTCTTGGGGGGGAGTCAGGCAGCAGCGGCTTGGCGAAGGCGGTAGCCCGCGGCGGCATTGCTGACCTGAGCCCGGGGCCTCGGCCGTGTGGTGCCCCGCCTAGGCctgcctcccctccctccccgcctggCGAGCCCGTCCGGCGCCGTCGTCGCCCGGGGCCACTAGCTGAGTCCGCAGAGGACTGCCTCCCCCGCCCGAGAGGCGTCCTGGCGCTCAGAGGCTCCCTTCTCCTCGTCTGCCCCTAG includes:
- the DLX2 gene encoding homeobox protein DLX-2, encoding MTGVFDSLVADMHSTQISASSTYHQHQQPPSGGGAGPGSSNGSSSSSSLHKPQESPTLPVSTATDSSYYTNQQHPAGGGGGGGGGGGSPYSHMGSYQYHTSGLNNVPYSAKSSYDLGYTAAYTSYAPYGTSSSPANNEPEKEDLEPEIRIVNGKPKKVRKPRTIYSSFQLAALQRRFQKTQYLALPERAELAASLGLTQTQVKIWFQNRRSKFKKMWKSGEIPSEQHPAASASPPCASPPVSAPASWDFGAPPRMGGGGGPGSGGSGAGSSGSSPSSGASAFLGNYPWYHQASSSASHLQATAPLLHATQTPQPHHHHHHHHGGGGAPVSAGTIF